A window of Tursiops truncatus isolate mTurTru1 chromosome 8, mTurTru1.mat.Y, whole genome shotgun sequence contains these coding sequences:
- the SIPA1 gene encoding signal-induced proliferation-associated protein 1: protein MWAGGVGSPRRGPAPEPTDDLFARKLRQPARPPLTPHTFEPRPARGPLLRSGSDAGEARPPTPASPRARAHSHEETGRPPAPPARFFSDPLALLGLPVEEPEPEFPPVPEPRWFAHYDVQSLLFDWAPRPRGTGGHAEAGSGTPASSQDQTARSDLLLEAPGFVSELGGEGELGLGGLVSPPVPPSLPNAAVSVLEEPQNRTSAYSLEHADLGAGYYRKYFYGKEHQNFFGLDEVLGPVAVSLRREEKESSGGGTLHSYRIIVRTTQLRTLRGTISEDALPPGPPRGLSPRKLLEHVASRLSPTCLRLGSASPKVPRTLLTLDEQVLSFQRKVGILYCRAGQGSEEEMYNNQDAGPSFMQFLTLLGDVVRLKGFESYRAQLDTKTDSTGTHSLYTTYQDHEIMFHVSTMLPYTPNNQQQLLRKRHIGNNIVTIVFQEPGSKPFCPTTIRSHFQHVFLVVRAHAPCTPHTSYRVAVSRTQDTPAFGPALPPGGGPFAANADFRALLLAKALNGEQAAGHARQFHAMATRTRQQYLQDLATNEVTTTSLDSASRFGLPSLGGRRRASPRGPGAELQAAGALVWGVRAAPGARGATGAEEGGPDGAEVPCLLGISAEALVLVAPRDGRVVFNCACRDVLAWTFSEQQLDLYHGRGEAIMLRFDGPPGQAVGEVVTRLQLVSRGCETRELALPRDGQGRLGFEVDAEGFVTHVERFTFAETTGLRPGARLLRVCGQTLPSLGPEAAAQLLRSAPKVCVTVLTPDESGRPRRSFSELYMLSLQEPSRRGAPEPVQDEAPAVALLATTKQLLQVCLNDGSGPPGPGDLAEERTEFLHSQNPPSPCSSLSDEAPVLPNTTPDLLLATTAKPAAPSAGRETPPTQDGPGSPSGCEDRGDPAPELRASFLPRTLSLRNSISKIMSEAGSETLEDEWQSISEIASTCNTILESLSREGPPIPESRDAKGTPKSDAEPEPGSLSEKVSHLESMLRKLQDDLQKEKADRAALEEEVRSLRHNNRRLQAESESAATRLLLASKQLGSPTSDLA from the exons ATGTGGGCCGGCGGCGTGGGGAGTCCTCGGCGGGGCCCAGCCCCTGAGCCCACCGATGACCTCTTCGCCCGCAAGCTGCGCCAGCCGGCGCGGCCCCCGCTGACGCCACACACCTTCGAGCCCAGGCCAGCCCGCGGCCCGCTCCTGCGCAGCGGCAGCGATGCGGGCGAGGCCCGGCCCCCGACACCGGCCAGCCCTCGCGCCCGCGCCCACAGCCACGAGGAGACCGGCCgcccccccgcgccccccgcccGCTTCTTCTCCGACCCGCTGGCGCTGCTGGGGCTGCCGGTCGAGGAGCCGGAGCCCGAGTTCCCGCCCGTGCCCGAGCCCCGCTGGTTCGCCCACTATGACGTGCAGAGCCTGCTCTTTGACTGGGCTCCGAGGCCCCGGGGGACGGGGGGCCACGCAGAGGCGGGCTCTGGGACCCCCGCCTCGTCTCAGGACCAGACTGCCCGCTCCGACCTGCTGCTTGAGGCGCCTGGCTTCGTGAGTGAGCTCGGGGGTGAGGGCGAGCTGGGACTGGGTGGACTGGTGTCTCCACCTGTGCCCCCCTCACTGCCCAACGCGGCCGTGTCCGTCCTGGAGGAACCACAGAACCGAACCTCGGCCTACAGCCTGGAGCATGCAGACCTGGGCGCTGGCTACTACCGCAAGTACTTCTACGGCAAAG AACACCAGAACTTCTTCGGACTGGACGAGGTGCTGGGCCCGGTGGCAGTGAGCCTGCGGCgggaggagaaggagagcagCGGAGGGGGCACTCTGCACAGCTACCGCATCATCGTGCGGACCACGCAG CTCCGGACCCTCCGTGGCACCATCTCGGAGGACGCGCTGCCGCCAGGGCCCCCGAGAGGCCTGTCCCCAAGGAAGCTTCTAGAGCACGTGGCATCGCGGCTGAGCCCGACCTGCCTGCGCCTGGGCTCAGCTTCACCGAAGGTGCCCCGCACGCTGCTTACGCTGGACGAGCAAGTG CTGAGCTTCCAGCGCAAGGTGGGCATCCTGTACTGCCGGGCAGGCCAGGGCTCGGAGGAGGAGATGTACAACAACCAGGACGCAGGACCCTCCTTCATGCAGTTCCTCACCCTGCTGGGTGACGTGGTGCGGCTCAAAGGCTTTGAGAGCTACAGGGCCCAGCTGGACACCAAAA CGGATTCCACGGGCACGCACTCCCTCTACACCACGTACCAGGACCATGAGATCATGTTCCACGTGTCCACGATGCTGCCTTACACCCCCAATAACCAGCAGCAG CTCCTGCGGAAGCGCCACATTGGCAACAACATTGTGACCATCGTGTTCCAGGAACCCGGCAGCAAGCCCTTCTGCCCCACCACCATACGCTCGCACTTCCAGCACGTATTCCTAGTCGTGCGGGCCCACGCGCCCTGCACTCCACACACCTCCTACAG GGTGGCTGTGAGCCGCACCCAGGACACCCCGGCCTTTGGGCCAGCTCTGCCCCCTGGCGGAGGTCCCTTTGCGGCCAACGCCGACTTCCGGGCCCTCCTGTTGGCCAAGGCGCTCAATGGCGAGCAGGCGGCGGGCCACGCACGCCAGTTCCACGCCATGGCCACGCGCACGCGCCAGCAGTATCTGCAGGACCTGGCCACCAACGAGGTGACCACCACGTCGCTGGACTCGGCTTCCCGTTTCGGCCTGCCTTCCCTGGGTGGGAGGCGGCGGGCGTCCCCCCGGGGCCCGGGCGCTGAGCTGCAGGCGGCAGGGGCGCTGGTGTGGGGCGTACGCGCGGCGCCCGGGGCGCGGGGCGCGACCGGAGCCGAGGAGGGCGGCCCTGACGGCGCAGAGGTGCCATGCCTGCTGGGCATCTCGGCCGAGGCGCTGGTGCTGGTGGCGCCGCGCGACGGCCGTGTAGTCTTCAACTGCGCCTGTCGCGACGTGCTGGCCTGGACCTTCTCCGAGCAGCAGCTCGACCTGTACCATGGCCGCGGGGAGGCGATCATGCTGCGGTTCGACGGGCCCCCCGGCCAAGCCGTTGGCGAGGTCGTGACGCGCCTGCAG CTGGTGAGCCGCGGCTGCGAGACCCGCGAGCTGGCGCTGCCCCGCGACGGCCAAGGCCGCCTGGGCTTCGAGGTGGACGCCGAGGGCTTCGTCACGCACGTGGAGCGCTTCACGTTCGCGGAGACGACGGGGCTGCGGCCCGGGGCGCGCCTGCTGCGCGTGTGCGGCCAGACGCTGCCCAGTCTCGGCCCCGAGGCCGCTGCCCAGCTGCTGCGCTCGGCGCCCAAGGTCTGCGTCACCGTCCTGACCCCCGACGAGAGCGGCCGGCCCCGCAG GAGCTTTTCGGAGCTGTACATGCTGTCTCTGCAGGAGCCCAGCCGGCGGGGGGCTCCCGAGCCAGTGCAGGATGAGGCCCCAGCAGTGGCCCTACTGGCCACCACGAAGCAGCTGCTGCAAGTGTGCCTGAACGATGGCAGTGGTCCTCCAGGGCCCGGGGACCTGGCCGAGGAGAGAACCGAGTTCCTGCACAGCCAGAACCCTCCATCACCCTGCAG CTCCCTGTCCGACGAGGCCCCAGTCCTGCCCAACACCACCCCGGACCTCCTCCTTGCCACCACAGCCAAGCCGGCAGCACCCAGTGCTGGCAGGGAGACACCCCCCACCCAG GACGGGCCAGGCAGCCCCAGTGGCTGTGAGGACAGGGGTGACCCAGCCCCGGAACTGAGGGCCTCCTTCTTGCCACGAACCTTGTCTCTGAGGAACTCCATCAGCAAAA TCATGTCAGAGGCGGGCAGCGAGACCCTGGAAGATGAGTGGCAGTCCATCTCAGAGATCGCCTCCACCTGCAACACCATCCTGGAGTCGCTCTCCCGGGAGG GGCCACCCATCCCAGAGAGCAGAGATGCCAAGGGAACTCCAAAATCTGACGCTGA GCCAGAACCCGGGAGCCTGTCTGAGAAGGTCTCTCACCTGGAGTCCATGCTCAGGAAGCTGCAGGATGACCTGCAGAAG GAGAAGGCAGACAGGGCggccctggaggaggaggtgcgGAGCCTGCGACACAACAACCGGCGGCTGCAGGCCGAGTCCGAGAGCGCGGCCACCCGCCTGCTCCTGGCCTCCAAGCAGCTGGGCTCCCCCACCAGCGACCTGGCCTGA